Proteins encoded by one window of Balearica regulorum gibbericeps isolate bBalReg1 chromosome 21, bBalReg1.pri, whole genome shotgun sequence:
- the C1QC gene encoding complement C1q subcomponent subunit C, whose product MGQSFWEQLHLVLALLLLIQGSAVTGDAPKSCYGVPGLPGMPGVPGKDGRDGLKGAKGEPGIPATPATRGPKGMKGEPGSPGLPGKTGPIGPPGPPGDPGMMGTAGEPGMPGSYKQKHQSAFSVTRQTGEYPFKNVPVVFNHVITNTNHDYNTTTGKFTCKLPGLYYFIFHTSQTANLCIILYKDGNKMASFCDHKTNAMQVSSGGILLRLGAGNQVWLAVNDYNGMVGIGNSDSIFSGFLLFLD is encoded by the exons ATGGGGCAGAGCTTCTGGGAGCAGCTTCATCTGGTCCTCGCCCTCCTACTCCTGATTCAGGGGTCTGCTGTGACTGGAGATGCCCCCAAAAGCTGCTATGGGGTTCCAGGCCTGCCAGGCATGCCGGGTGTGCCAGGCAAGGATGGCCGGGATGGGCTGAAGGGAGCCAAAGGCGAGCCAG GCATCCCGGCCACTCCTGCAACACGAGGGCCTAAGGGCATGAAAGGGGAACCGGGCAGCCCAGGCTTGCCAGGCAAGACTGGCCCCATCGGTCCCCCTGGTCCCCCCGGAGACCCTGGGATGATGGGCACGGCTGGAGAGCCAGGTATGCCAGGCAGCTACAAGCAGAAACACCAGTCAGCGTTTTCAGTGACGAGGCAGACGGGCGAGTATCCCTTCAAGAACGTCCCTGTGGTGTTCAACCATGTCATCACCAACACCAACCATGACTACAACACCACCACGGGCAAGTTCACCTGCAAGCTCCCCGGCCTCTACTACTTCATCTTCCACACCTCGCAGACCGCCAACCTCTGCATCATCCTGTACAAGGACGGGAACAAGATGGCCAGCTTCTGTGACCACAAGACCAACGCCATGCAAGTCAGCTCTGGTGGGATCCTCCTCCGCCTGGGTGCTGGGAACCAGGTCTGGCTGGCGGTGAATGACTACAATGGCATGGTGGGCATTGGCAACTCCGACAGCATCTTCTCAGGCTTCCTGCTCTTCCTGGACTAG
- the C1QB gene encoding complement C1q subcomponent subunit B, which yields MQIVWAMLICLAGGQLASATLCRTYGTIPGIPGSPGQPGSNGRDGENGPKGEQGPPGQVEHEGDMGEKGEPGMPGHPGKIGPRGPPGSKGLPGPMGPPGPQGDSGDYKATLKSAFSAARTVSSYPRRDLPIRFDRIITNEKGHYENRYGRFTCRVPGIYYFTYHVTSRGNLCLSVKKGRGGSRGEKMVTFCDYVHGTYQVTTGGVVLKMAVNESVWLEPTEKNSLVGIEGSDSIFSGFLIFPEA from the exons ATGCAGATCGTGTGGGCAATGCTGATCTGCCTGGCTGGAGGGCAGCTTGCAAGTGCCACGCTTTGCAGGACCTATGGCACCATCCCAGGCATCCCAGGGTCACCAGGACAGCCTGGCAGCAATGGCAGAGACGGGGAGAATGGCCCAAAGGGTGAACAAG GTCCCCCTGGCCAGGTGGAGCACGAAGGAGAcatgggggagaagggagagccaGGAATGCCGGGGCACCCCGGGAAGATCGGCCCAAGGGGTCCCCCAGGCTCAAAGGGATTACCAGGTCCCATGGGACCCCCTGGTCCTCAGGGGGACTCCGGTGACTACAAGGCCACCCTCAAGTCCGCCTTCTCTGCCGCCAGGACCGTCAGCTCCTACCCACGCCGGGACCTGCCCATCCGCTTCGACCGCATCATCACCAACGAGAAGGGCCACTACGAGAACCGGTACGGCCGCTTCACCTGCCGGGTCCCGGGCATCTACTACTTCACCTACCACGTCACATCCAGGGGCAACCTCTGCCTCAGTGTGAAAAAGGGCCGGGGTGGCAGCAGGGGCGAGAAGATGGTGACCTTCTGTGACTATGTGCACGGCACCTACCAGGTCACCACGGGTGGTGTGGTCCTCAAGATGGCAGTGAACGAGTCCGTCTGGCTGGAGCCAACGGAGAAGAACTCCCTGGTGGGGATTGAAGGGTCTGACAGCATCTTCTCCGGTTTCCTCATCTTCCCTGAGGCTTAG
- the C1QA gene encoding complement C1q subcomponent subunit A, whose protein sequence is MQVHPPHPAPLPPCSQGRASSKQNCCSDWSVFTPSKEGGRMQIGLWLVTSTLAAMLGTVLPEDGVCRAPDGRDGFPGIPGLDGRPGQKGDVGEPGKSTQRTGIQGLKGDAGEPGPPGIPGNQGYHGLRGPPGFSGLPGPKGNKGKAGNILEQPRPAFSASRRSPPSRGRTVVFDNIITNQESSYSPQTGEFTCLVPGLYYFAYQVVSSGDLCLSITKNGERVVSFCDYNSRNILQMNSGSSVLSLAMGDRVSVSTDPARGSSIYSGSEADSIFSGFMLFPQTG, encoded by the exons ATGCAAGTacatcccccccaccctgctcctcttcctccctgctcccagggaaGAGCTTCCAGCAAACAGAACTGCTGCTCAGACTGGTCTGTCTTCACCCCCAGCAAGGAG GGAGGCAGGATGCAAATCGGGCTTTGGCTGGTGACCAGCACCCTGGCAGCAATGCTGGGCACGGTCCTGCCTGAGGATGGCGTGTGTCGGGCACCAGATGGCAGGGATGGCTTCCCGGGAATCCCTGGCCTTGACGGGAGACCAGGGCAGAAGGGTGACGTGGGAGAGCCAG GGAAATCAACACAGAGGACGGGCATCCAGGGACTCAAAGGGGATGCAGGTGAGCCGGGGCCTCCCGGCATCCCAGGGAACCAGGGCTACCATGGTCTGCGTGGCCCCCCTGGGTTCTCAGGCCTGCCGGGGCCAAAGGGGAACAAGGGGAAAGCCGGCAATATCCTGGAGCAGCCGCGTCCTGCCTTCTCTGCCTCACGGAGGTCCCCACCGTCCAGGGGCAGGACAGTGGTGTTTGACAACATCATCACCAACCAGGAGAGCTCCTACAGCCCCCAGACTGGGGAGTTCACCTGCCTCGTCCCTGGGCTCTACTACTTTGCCTACCAGGTGGTCTCCAGCGGGGACCTCTGCCTGAGCATCACCAAGAACGGGGAGCGCGTGGTCAGCTTCTGCGACTACAACAGCCGCAACATCCTGCAGATGAACTCGGGCAGCAGCGTGCTCAGCCTGGCCATGGGCGACCGGGTGTCTGTGAGCACCGACCCTGCCAGGGGCAGCTCGATTTACAGCGGCTCAGAGGCAGACAGCATCTTCAGTGGCTTCATGCTCTTCCCACAAACGGGCTGA